A single region of the Thermotoga profunda AZM34c06 genome encodes:
- a CDS encoding DUF2905 domain-containing protein, giving the protein MGKLLIIVGLILIVVGIFTYIIGRFTPLGRLPGDIVIKRERFVLYFPLMTCLIISAALSLIFFVISKLTK; this is encoded by the coding sequence GTGGGTAAGTTATTGATAATTGTAGGGCTTATTCTTATAGTAGTAGGGATATTCACATACATAATTGGTCGTTTCACACCACTTGGACGTTTACCAGGGGATATTGTTATAAAGAGAGAAAGGTTTGTGTTGTATTTTCCACTCATGACATGCTTGATCATAAGCGCTGCTTTGTCGTTGATCTTTTTCGTAATATCAAAATTGACCAAGTGA
- the pheT gene encoding phenylalanine--tRNA ligase subunit beta, giving the protein MLIPLEWLREYVQIDWTDEEIANRLTMVGVSVKSIITPLTKGKVICSVVKKIQTHPNSDKLHICEVFDGSNRYRTITSDMTVGEGSLVAIAIPGTVLANGSVVEPISIKGVSSEVMMCSLEELGLEMKSEHVYQIQEDIPLGTDLIEYWNLDGKTLEIEITPNRPDCLGVIGVARELAALCGKTLQQPDTNFNVTGNLTKDFVKVKIEDLDGCPRYCAGFMESVEIKPSPIWLRRRLMNAGIRPINNVVDISNYVMLETGHPVHIFDYSKISDGYIIVRKALEGEQVTLLDEKLYSLNGIETLITDKDKILAIGGIMGAHESGVSDSTKNIVLEVAYFNPVRIRRSSKSLNIKSDASYRFERGVDPNDSLFVMKRLVHLIEKIANGKATRDFVDVYPKEITPKQVKLRESKLSKLLGTNVDRNAVQRILISLGMKVENVEDGWITQIPTFRPDISIEEDLIEEIGRIYGYDKIIQQVPKISASGKGWSELNTFRKTIRQLLIGSGFDETVSLSFASSSIVKQIMDIDLLKLKNPMTEDMDCLRPSLVFGLIDSLSYNAKRQIRDIKFFEIAKVYYLDNGVPIEKEKVGVIMTGQLNEEDYTDHRSVSLLSMKGVLDELSDHLSVNLEVVPAQIDWLTAGRSGKIQLENETVGIIGMLNSKFNQIYDIKGEVYYMELDLEQIFKNSRTVKQLRDISNFPAVRRDISLLIPIGFSSQQITSFLMKSNQYVEKVGVSDIYTGKDIPQNMMSVTFYVIYRASDRSLTDEEINTIFDKTIGDIESTFGVKRRFV; this is encoded by the coding sequence GTGCTTATACCGTTAGAATGGCTCAGAGAATATGTTCAGATAGACTGGACGGATGAGGAAATAGCAAACAGACTCACAATGGTTGGTGTGAGTGTGAAGAGTATAATAACGCCTTTGACAAAAGGAAAGGTTATATGTTCAGTCGTTAAGAAGATACAAACACATCCAAATTCAGACAAACTCCATATCTGTGAGGTTTTCGATGGGAGTAATCGCTACAGAACTATAACTTCTGACATGACTGTAGGCGAAGGATCGCTCGTAGCTATTGCAATACCTGGTACCGTTCTTGCCAATGGTTCAGTTGTTGAACCAATCTCGATAAAAGGTGTTTCTTCTGAAGTGATGATGTGTTCCTTGGAAGAACTTGGACTGGAAATGAAATCTGAGCACGTTTATCAGATACAAGAGGATATACCTTTGGGAACGGATCTAATAGAATACTGGAATCTGGATGGTAAAACTTTGGAGATCGAAATAACCCCTAACAGACCTGATTGCCTTGGAGTCATCGGTGTTGCACGAGAACTTGCGGCACTTTGTGGTAAGACCTTGCAGCAGCCAGACACGAATTTCAATGTGACAGGTAATCTCACAAAGGACTTTGTCAAGGTCAAGATAGAAGATTTAGATGGTTGTCCAAGATACTGTGCTGGTTTTATGGAATCTGTTGAAATTAAACCAAGTCCAATTTGGTTGCGTAGAAGATTAATGAATGCCGGTATTAGACCAATAAACAATGTTGTTGATATTTCAAATTACGTGATGCTTGAAACAGGACATCCTGTACACATTTTTGATTATTCTAAGATTTCAGATGGGTACATAATTGTGAGGAAGGCTTTGGAAGGTGAGCAAGTGACGCTCCTGGATGAGAAATTGTATTCACTCAACGGGATAGAGACTCTCATAACAGATAAAGATAAAATTTTGGCAATTGGTGGGATTATGGGAGCTCACGAGAGTGGAGTGTCTGATTCAACAAAAAACATTGTTTTGGAAGTCGCTTACTTTAATCCAGTGAGAATTCGAAGAAGTTCAAAGAGTTTAAACATAAAATCAGATGCGTCTTATAGATTTGAAAGGGGTGTTGATCCAAACGATTCGTTGTTCGTCATGAAGCGATTGGTACACCTTATTGAGAAAATTGCCAATGGAAAAGCCACAAGGGATTTTGTAGATGTGTATCCCAAAGAAATAACCCCAAAACAGGTCAAACTCAGAGAATCCAAGCTTTCCAAGCTTTTGGGAACGAATGTTGACAGAAACGCGGTGCAAAGGATTTTGATTTCGCTGGGAATGAAAGTTGAAAACGTAGAAGATGGATGGATCACCCAGATTCCGACATTTAGACCGGATATATCCATAGAGGAAGATCTGATCGAGGAAATCGGGAGAATATATGGATATGACAAGATAATTCAACAGGTACCGAAAATTTCGGCATCTGGCAAGGGGTGGAGTGAGCTCAACACCTTCAGAAAAACTATCCGTCAACTTCTCATCGGTAGTGGCTTTGACGAAACTGTGAGTCTTTCATTTGCATCTTCTTCGATTGTAAAACAAATTATGGATATCGATTTGTTGAAATTGAAAAACCCGATGACAGAAGATATGGATTGTCTAAGACCATCGCTTGTCTTTGGTTTGATAGATTCACTTTCTTACAATGCCAAACGACAGATCAGAGATATCAAGTTTTTTGAGATAGCCAAGGTATACTATTTGGACAATGGTGTTCCTATCGAGAAAGAAAAAGTTGGCGTTATTATGACAGGACAGTTGAATGAAGAAGACTATACAGATCATCGTTCAGTATCTTTGCTGAGTATGAAAGGCGTTCTCGATGAACTCTCTGACCATCTTTCGGTGAATTTAGAAGTTGTACCTGCACAGATTGACTGGCTTACTGCTGGTAGATCTGGAAAGATTCAGTTGGAGAATGAAACTGTTGGGATAATTGGAATGTTGAACAGCAAATTCAATCAGATCTACGATATAAAAGGAGAAGTTTACTATATGGAACTTGATTTGGAACAGATTTTCAAAAATAGCAGGACTGTAAAACAATTGAGGGATATTTCCAACTTTCCAGCGGTAAGAAGAGATATATCGTTATTGATACCAATCGGATTTTCTTCGCAACAAATAACTTCATTCCTGATGAAATCGAATCAATATGTTGAAAAAGTGGGCGTGAGCGATATATACACAGGTAAAGATATACCACAAAATATGATGAGTGTAACATTTTATGTCATTTATAGGGCTTCTGATCGTTCATTGACAGATGAAGAGATAAATACCATCTTTGATAAAACCATTGGTGATATCGAGAGTACCTTTGGCGTGAAAAGGAGATTTGTGTGA
- a CDS encoding PSP1 domain-containing protein, whose amino-acid sequence MNLYMTAVVYAVEVLPKGKLNYYAENGEDIKPGDLVLVMTEFGPDVGRVIKGPKEMGIEELGTELKPIIKKLTEEDLKTHQENIKDAQEAFNVCAEKIKEHNLPMKLLHTRYMFDRSRLVFFFSSETRVDFRELVKDLARIFKTRIELRQVGVRDELKFIGGLGLCGLPTCCSTFLREFDSITLKHAKCQQLMINTAKISGACRRLLCCLMYEYNFYEEELRGIPEEGETVLYNEKSYKVQSTDVFKKTVLVMSEEGEMVYLPFSYFRGDEGASGG is encoded by the coding sequence ATGAATTTGTATATGACAGCAGTTGTATACGCTGTTGAAGTATTGCCAAAGGGAAAGCTGAATTATTACGCAGAGAATGGTGAAGATATAAAACCAGGTGATCTTGTTTTGGTCATGACTGAATTTGGACCGGATGTCGGAAGGGTTATAAAGGGTCCTAAAGAGATGGGAATAGAAGAGCTCGGAACTGAGCTCAAGCCGATTATCAAAAAATTGACCGAGGAAGATTTAAAAACACATCAAGAAAATATAAAGGATGCTCAAGAAGCATTCAATGTATGTGCGGAAAAGATAAAAGAGCACAATCTTCCTATGAAACTACTCCATACTCGTTATATGTTTGACAGATCGAGGCTGGTTTTCTTTTTCAGTTCAGAAACCAGGGTCGATTTTAGAGAACTTGTGAAAGACCTTGCGAGAATTTTCAAGACACGTATAGAACTGAGGCAAGTTGGAGTGCGAGATGAGTTAAAATTCATTGGTGGTTTGGGGCTGTGTGGTTTACCAACATGTTGTAGCACGTTCCTAAGAGAATTTGACAGTATTACCTTGAAACATGCAAAATGCCAGCAGTTAATGATCAACACGGCGAAGATATCTGGTGCCTGTAGAAGACTTCTATGTTGCTTAATGTATGAGTACAATTTTTATGAAGAGGAACTCAGGGGTATCCCCGAAGAGGGCGAAACGGTCCTTTACAATGAAAAAAGTTACAAAGTTCAATCGACAGATGTGTTCAAAAAAACGGTGCTTGTCATGTCTGAAGAAGGAGAAATGGTGTATCTACCATTTTCATATTTCAGAGGTGATGAAGGTGCTTCAGGTGGGTAA
- a CDS encoding phenylalanine--tRNA ligase subunit alpha, with protein sequence MFEQLKKDILQQIESVNDLQQLEKLRVALLGKKGTITEQVKSIGKLPIQERPAAGRVLNELKEEIQRALEVKREELMKIEAEKLSKKMWVDITLPGIRRRVGHRHPIMKTLEEIEIIFVSMGFKVVEGPEIEDSWHNFDALNTPEWHPARDEHDSFYLDSFLLRTHTSPVQVRTMLSAQPPIAIISPGRVYRRDYDATHLPMFTQVEGLYVDENVSVAHLKYTLEKFAQQIFGSERRIRLRPSFFPFTEPSFEVDVSCGVCGGKGCQACGYSGWLEILGAGMVHPNVFRNVGYDPEKWTGFAFGMGVERITMLKYNIKDMRDFIRNDKRFLENF encoded by the coding sequence GTGTTCGAACAGCTCAAAAAAGATATATTACAACAAATTGAGAGTGTGAACGATCTTCAGCAGCTTGAAAAACTAAGAGTGGCATTACTCGGCAAGAAAGGAACAATCACAGAGCAAGTCAAGAGTATCGGTAAATTACCTATCCAAGAACGTCCGGCAGCGGGTAGGGTTTTGAACGAACTCAAAGAGGAGATTCAAAGAGCTCTTGAGGTAAAAAGAGAGGAACTTATGAAAATAGAAGCCGAAAAATTATCTAAAAAAATGTGGGTCGACATAACGCTTCCAGGAATCAGAAGACGTGTAGGTCACAGACATCCAATAATGAAAACTCTTGAGGAAATAGAGATTATATTCGTATCGATGGGATTCAAGGTCGTTGAAGGTCCGGAAATCGAAGATAGTTGGCACAACTTCGATGCATTGAACACTCCTGAGTGGCATCCTGCGAGAGACGAGCACGATTCGTTTTATTTAGATAGTTTTCTTCTGCGTACTCACACATCACCTGTTCAGGTGAGAACTATGTTGTCTGCGCAGCCACCGATTGCGATCATATCTCCTGGTAGGGTTTATAGAAGAGATTATGATGCAACACATCTTCCAATGTTTACTCAAGTTGAAGGCTTATACGTAGATGAAAATGTCTCTGTGGCACATTTGAAATATACGCTTGAGAAATTCGCTCAACAGATATTCGGTAGTGAAAGACGCATAAGGCTCAGACCAAGTTTCTTTCCATTTACAGAACCCAGTTTCGAAGTAGATGTTTCTTGTGGAGTATGCGGTGGAAAAGGCTGTCAAGCATGTGGTTACAGTGGATGGCTTGAGATATTGGGTGCGGGTATGGTACATCCAAATGTTTTTAGGAATGTCGGTTATGATCCGGAGAAATGGACTGGTTTTGCTTTTGGAATGGGTGTCGAAAGAATAACAATGCTCAAATACAACATCAAAGATATGAGGGATTTTATCAGAAACGACAAGAGATTTCTTGAGAACTTTTGA
- the rnc gene encoding ribonuclease III: MNKEEISTVISFMESIGYRFLQPQLIYNALCHSSYAHEQNQRGRKDVESNERLEFLGDAAIDLLIAEYLYTNLPDASEGIMAKVKAAVASEEALAQIARDINLGQYLFLGHGEEVTGGRDRDSILADTLEAVAAAIYIDGGMSSLKRCLLSYFAKYAHQVVEGKIVFDYKTFLQEITQDRFKQLPEYVVVDEQGPSHMKRFTVELRLNRKVIAVGEGFSIKEAEKNAAKKAIEKLKGEQNQ; this comes from the coding sequence GTGAATAAAGAAGAAATATCAACTGTAATTTCTTTCATGGAATCTATTGGTTATAGATTTCTCCAACCACAGTTAATTTATAACGCTCTGTGTCACTCTTCATATGCACATGAACAAAATCAACGTGGTCGAAAAGATGTTGAATCGAATGAAAGATTGGAATTTCTCGGTGATGCAGCTATCGATCTTTTGATCGCTGAGTATTTGTATACTAATCTTCCCGATGCTTCAGAAGGCATCATGGCGAAGGTAAAAGCCGCCGTAGCAAGTGAGGAAGCCCTTGCGCAAATAGCCAGAGACATAAATTTGGGGCAGTATCTTTTCCTTGGCCATGGAGAAGAGGTCACGGGTGGTCGTGATAGAGATTCAATACTTGCCGACACACTCGAAGCGGTGGCTGCAGCGATCTATATTGATGGTGGTATGTCATCTTTAAAAAGATGTCTCCTTTCATATTTTGCAAAGTACGCCCATCAAGTGGTAGAAGGAAAAATTGTTTTTGACTATAAAACCTTTTTGCAGGAAATAACTCAGGACAGATTCAAGCAACTTCCTGAATATGTTGTTGTCGATGAACAAGGACCATCTCATATGAAAAGATTCACTGTAGAACTTAGATTAAACAGAAAAGTCATTGCTGTAGGAGAGGGGTTTTCAATAAAAGAAGCCGAAAAAAATGCTGCAAAAAAAGCCATTGAAAAGCTCAAAGGAGAACAGAATCAGTGA
- a CDS encoding elongator complex protein 3 yields MGCEKKCVFCDQGSATGFSKAPELSQLDELVKNYRSSTEQFEIAFYGGTFTGMSETLQEFYLDWADKYVREGVCKGIRISTRPDQIDEKKIEYLKIHNVNFIEIGVQSFDEEVLERSNRGHSVEDVENVCKMLNDMKVDFGLHLMVGLPADDEQKDLYSAWRTIEVGAKTCRIHPTLVLKNSTLSKLFMTGEYRPLDFENAVNICSKMVGILESHNVKVIRVGLFIPNELEGNIIAGPYHPRFGEIVRIKLVNDVISYLKPSKIVYTHRQTGILKFVDLQRQMGEEFGFLVDGQFLRWKDALNRYISGGVQGVRTAQKRYITTN; encoded by the coding sequence ATGGGTTGCGAAAAAAAGTGTGTATTCTGCGACCAGGGATCAGCGACAGGGTTTTCAAAAGCCCCCGAACTCTCACAGCTGGATGAGTTGGTGAAGAATTATAGATCCAGCACTGAGCAGTTTGAAATAGCTTTTTATGGGGGCACATTCACAGGTATGAGTGAAACTTTGCAGGAATTTTATCTTGATTGGGCGGATAAATATGTCAGAGAAGGGGTTTGTAAGGGTATTAGAATTTCAACAAGGCCAGATCAAATTGACGAAAAAAAGATTGAATATCTCAAGATTCACAATGTGAATTTCATAGAAATAGGTGTTCAGTCATTTGATGAAGAGGTTCTGGAAAGATCGAATAGAGGTCATAGTGTTGAAGATGTAGAAAATGTTTGCAAGATGTTGAATGACATGAAAGTGGATTTTGGTTTACATCTGATGGTGGGATTGCCTGCCGACGATGAGCAAAAAGATCTTTACAGTGCTTGGAGAACAATAGAAGTTGGTGCAAAGACATGCAGGATACATCCAACTTTGGTTTTAAAAAATTCCACTCTTTCAAAGCTTTTCATGACCGGTGAGTACCGTCCACTCGATTTTGAAAATGCTGTCAATATATGTTCAAAAATGGTTGGCATACTTGAATCGCATAATGTAAAGGTGATCAGAGTGGGTTTATTCATTCCAAATGAGCTTGAGGGTAATATCATAGCCGGTCCTTACCATCCAAGGTTTGGTGAAATTGTGAGAATCAAACTCGTCAATGATGTGATCTCTTATCTGAAACCGAGTAAAATCGTTTATACTCATAGACAAACGGGTATTTTGAAATTTGTCGATTTGCAAAGACAGATGGGTGAAGAGTTCGGCTTTCTGGTTGATGGTCAGTTTTTAAGATGGAAAGACGCACTGAATAGATACATTTCTGGAGGTGTGCAAGGTGTTCGAACAGCTCAAAAAAGATATATTACAACAAATTGA
- a CDS encoding alpha/beta hydrolase family protein — protein MKIYEYNPDLPMNIEQKNCGDYSIISFDAVYEPDVPESKKIYVYAFQPKDPWVNLIFLHGIGNGNIPYLLWFGKYFERYGVQTFFMILPYHENRAKPQWNGGEPFFSPSPSYCSKIFHQAVKDVRRTLDYVKKISTLPVSIMGFSFGGMIATMCLALDKRLENGVIAFAGGDWRWINWYSPYTEPLRKNYSKYSNEYNCVNESSCIKNRLQDFQKIGKLKQIDDIFSLFPACFHYDPIAYAQFVEQPILFFQGIFDKIIPYKSSQILFEKLPNAKKAMVFSGHKSSYIFRRYIAKRVIYFLRSTFSKGI, from the coding sequence GTGAAGATTTATGAGTATAACCCAGATCTACCAATGAACATCGAACAAAAAAACTGTGGAGATTATTCAATAATCTCCTTTGATGCAGTTTATGAACCAGATGTACCCGAGTCAAAAAAGATATATGTGTACGCTTTTCAACCAAAGGATCCGTGGGTCAATCTGATTTTCCTACACGGTATTGGCAACGGAAATATACCCTATTTACTTTGGTTTGGAAAGTATTTCGAAAGATATGGTGTGCAAACTTTTTTCATGATCCTTCCATATCATGAAAACAGGGCAAAACCACAGTGGAATGGTGGGGAGCCCTTCTTCTCTCCTTCTCCATCTTATTGCTCTAAGATCTTTCATCAAGCTGTGAAAGATGTCAGAAGAACTCTTGATTATGTAAAGAAAATCTCAACTTTGCCTGTCTCAATAATGGGTTTTAGTTTTGGTGGCATGATTGCCACGATGTGTCTTGCCTTAGATAAGAGATTAGAAAACGGTGTAATTGCCTTTGCTGGTGGCGATTGGAGATGGATAAACTGGTACTCACCTTATACAGAGCCACTCAGGAAAAATTATTCAAAGTACAGTAATGAGTACAACTGTGTAAACGAATCAAGTTGTATCAAAAATAGATTGCAAGATTTTCAGAAAATAGGAAAGCTCAAACAAATCGACGATATATTTTCACTCTTTCCAGCTTGTTTTCATTACGATCCCATCGCTTATGCACAATTTGTAGAGCAACCTATATTGTTTTTCCAGGGAATCTTTGACAAAATTATTCCGTATAAAAGTTCGCAGATTCTCTTTGAAAAACTCCCAAATGCAAAAAAGGCGATGGTTTTCTCTGGACACAAATCTTCATATATCTTCAGAAGATATATAGCTAAAAGGGTAATATATTTCTTGAGAAGTACATTCTCTAAAGGCATTTGA
- a CDS encoding transketolase: MKKFTKEEIRRLKEIARLCRGDILKMTYIANSGHPGGSMSSLEIFLSIFSFAKIDPKNPQDPLRDRIVISHGHTSPGVYSVLGRLGFVDIDEVIAGFRHHASIFEGHVTRGIPGIEWTTGNLGQGLSAGVGFALASKIKEQDYHVFVAMSDAEQAKGQVGEARRVAKKYGLSNITVVIDYNDAQISGRARDVMPVNIKANYEADGWRVIEVDGHDIEQLLNALEQAVEDKVNPVAIIAHTVMGKGVSFMENDVSFHGKPLTKEQLEKALNELGIENDVEKYLKMRQQLGNQRHRPFHIEYPVKITIPPSRTYTDKMDNRGAFGKALLDLVKANKDIETPIVAVDCDLATSVKLDDVQKHLPQMVLELGVQEHNAAAVAGALSADGVVTFFADFGVFGVSETYNQHRLNAINHTNLKVVVTHCGLNVGEDGKTHHGLDYISAPANWLGYKVIVPADPNQTDRVIRYVSGVYGNYLIAMGRAKMAPILDETGKIFFGDDYQFVYGKIDVLRKGDKITIITCGSIVENAVKAADNFKEKVTVLNVSCPFDLDESVLREYAHGKNVLVLEDHAAPLGLAALLAKFFLVKGIIPSRFEHVAIEEHAVSGPYEALYDIYGLSTPKIVEKLGRMIE, encoded by the coding sequence ATGAAAAAGTTCACCAAGGAAGAGATTAGAAGGCTTAAAGAAATTGCTCGATTGTGTCGTGGTGATATCCTTAAAATGACGTATATTGCTAATTCAGGTCATCCAGGTGGGTCGATGTCATCACTTGAGATCTTTTTGAGTATCTTTTCTTTCGCTAAGATAGATCCAAAAAACCCTCAAGATCCTTTGCGAGATCGAATTGTTATCAGCCATGGTCACACATCACCTGGCGTTTATTCTGTGCTTGGAAGGCTTGGTTTTGTAGATATAGATGAAGTCATCGCGGGTTTCAGGCATCATGCAAGCATTTTTGAAGGCCACGTTACCCGTGGAATACCTGGTATTGAATGGACAACTGGCAATCTCGGTCAAGGTCTTTCAGCAGGCGTTGGCTTTGCTCTTGCATCTAAGATAAAAGAGCAAGATTATCATGTCTTTGTTGCGATGAGTGATGCCGAACAGGCAAAAGGTCAAGTGGGAGAAGCGCGTAGGGTGGCAAAGAAATATGGTTTGAGTAACATAACAGTTGTCATAGATTACAACGACGCTCAAATATCTGGGAGAGCCAGAGATGTAATGCCAGTTAATATAAAAGCAAATTACGAAGCTGATGGTTGGAGAGTAATCGAAGTTGATGGTCATGATATAGAACAGCTTTTGAATGCATTGGAACAAGCAGTTGAAGATAAAGTCAACCCTGTGGCTATTATTGCACACACTGTTATGGGAAAAGGTGTTTCATTCATGGAAAATGATGTTTCTTTCCATGGAAAACCTTTGACTAAGGAACAACTCGAGAAGGCTTTGAATGAACTTGGAATAGAAAATGATGTGGAAAAATATCTCAAGATGCGTCAACAACTTGGAAATCAAAGACACAGGCCATTTCATATTGAGTATCCCGTTAAAATAACTATTCCACCGAGCAGAACCTACACAGACAAGATGGACAATCGTGGGGCTTTCGGGAAAGCCTTACTTGATCTGGTAAAGGCGAATAAAGACATCGAGACTCCTATTGTAGCAGTAGACTGCGATCTTGCTACATCAGTCAAATTAGATGATGTTCAAAAACATCTTCCACAGATGGTTCTTGAGCTTGGTGTTCAAGAACACAATGCTGCAGCAGTTGCAGGAGCTTTGTCAGCAGATGGTGTAGTGACGTTCTTTGCAGATTTCGGTGTCTTTGGGGTTAGTGAAACGTACAATCAGCATAGATTGAATGCAATAAATCATACTAATTTGAAAGTAGTTGTAACTCACTGTGGGCTGAATGTCGGTGAAGATGGTAAGACTCACCATGGTCTTGATTATATCTCTGCTCCCGCGAATTGGCTTGGGTATAAAGTGATAGTTCCAGCAGATCCCAATCAAACAGATCGGGTGATCAGATATGTTTCAGGGGTATATGGAAATTATTTAATTGCAATGGGTAGAGCAAAGATGGCACCGATCTTAGATGAAACAGGAAAAATATTCTTTGGTGATGATTATCAATTTGTTTATGGAAAAATCGATGTTCTCAGAAAGGGAGATAAAATAACGATAATCACTTGTGGTTCAATTGTTGAAAATGCGGTAAAAGCCGCCGACAATTTCAAAGAAAAAGTTACTGTGTTAAATGTATCTTGTCCATTTGATCTCGATGAGTCTGTTCTCAGAGAATATGCCCATGGGAAAAATGTTCTTGTCTTAGAAGATCATGCTGCACCATTAGGTCTTGCTGCTCTGCTGGCTAAATTTTTCCTTGTCAAGGGGATAATTCCATCGAGATTTGAACACGTAGCGATCGAAGAACATGCTGTTTCTGGACCCTATGAAGCTTTGTATGACATTTATGGACTCAGTACTCCTAAGATCGTTGAAAAACTGGGTCGGATGATCGAGTGA